CTTCTGCCCTCCCTATTTTCACATCCCTAAACATTTTATAGCTGAGAATTTCCTAGTGGGGGGTGGACAGTTCAGTTTGGTCTAGGAATGCTGATCTGACAACTTACTATTGGTGTGCCTCCTCAGGGCCTGCTTCCAAGGGGCCAGCATCCCAACCCACTTCGGGAGAAAAACCGACAGGTAAACGAGCTGGTACGGGCAGCATTAGCTGGCCATCCCCGAGCCCACTTCTTAGATGCAGACCCTGGCTTTGTGCATTCTGATGGCACCATAAGCCACCATGACATGTATGATTACCTACATCTGAGCCGCTTGGGGTACACACCTGTTTGCCGGGCCCTGCACTCCTTGCTTCTTCGTCTCCTGGCTCAAGACCAGGGCCAAGGTGTCCCTCTGCCAGAGACCACACCCTGAGCGTCTCTCCTTCCCATGACATTAAATTCTCCTTCTGCTTGTTTCTTGCTTTAATGGCTAACCTTGTCTGGGTACCACCGTCAGCCAGATCCTTGACCGCATAGTTAGGCGGGGTGTTTCTATTTGTAACTGAGTTAGAGATCACTAGTCCATCAAGGCATTCTGGTTCTTGCAGTCAGTTAAATTTCAGTAGTGTGCTTGGGGAAGTTCTGGGTGGAACTGATTTGCTATCATTACTGTCAGGGTCAAGGTCAGAAAATCTCTGGATCAGTGTCCATCAaatcccaccacccccacccccaagctgtCCCTTCAGGGAGCTGTCCCAGCTGATACACACTAACTTCTGGTGGTCTGGTCCAAGTTCAGATGCCATTTCAGACCTTCTACACCCTCCAGGATTCATACCTTTGCACACGAAGGCTAATTCTGTCTTAGGCGGACTCTTCTTCACTGGCAGCAGTGGTAACTGAGTCAGTCCCTGAGGATAGCCCATGGCCCCAAACTGGCCTCCTAAATTCTGCCTCTTGCAATGATTGAGTGAAATAACTCTACCACCAAGTGGTAAACTGCCTTCCTCACAGCTCAAGGTCTCAGCATAGGCAGATGGGCACCGTTCCCAGACTGCTCAGGCTGCCTCACTCACAGAGGCAGAGATGTCAACACAAAGGCCCTTGACCATAACAGGGTATCAATGGCATAGTGGCAGTCTTGGAACTGCCCCATGATCACCTGGGAAAAGGAGTGTGAAAGTAATACTTGAGAAACAAGTCAGCAGCCAGAGGTGTGTTAAACAGCTTTAATCTCGGTCATTGCGGCTTCTCGGCACAGTAAGAAATATTGCACATGATCAACATGTTTTGTTCTGGGAATGGGGACAATGGAAGGGGGAAATCACCTTCTTAGAAAGTACAACCCAAGTTGGGAGGGCAGAGGGTGGGGAAAATCCTCCCCATGCCTGTGGCAAAGTGCAggagcccccccccaccccaaactaaCCTGAGTCCAGCCCCTCTGGGGGAAAAGGGGGGATGCATGAACTCCCCACTACTCCACAGGCCTCTCCCTGTGGCCCAAGGCTCATGTTACCCTCCAGCTTGCAGCCCTCACAGGAGCTGTTCTGCATAAAGTACAAGTGAAAAGCTCTGAAGGGAGCTCAGAGGAGGGAGTCTGTGCCCctcagctgccccccccccccaagcacagGGAGGGACTATATACAAGGGGAACAGGCCACATCCCACGCCAAACTGGAAAGGACAAAATGGCTTACTGGGGAGGAGGTAACTATCCCACTGTCTGGCCCCCAATTCCTGCCATCTATATACTGTCCATATCCTGAGGGGGGtactgtgggtcctgggatcttTTCAAGGGCACCTCACCTGCCTGTGGCAGCTGTAGAGGGgccagagggaggtggggagggttgGGAAGCCCCCTCCCAGCCAGGCTGTCCAGGCCCAGGCTCTGGGGGTGGAGGCAGTGGCGGGGCAGCTTGGGCAGTGCCAGAGTCCgagcctggagaggtggggtCAGGGCACCCAGCAGGGCTGGGAGTAGGGACAGGAGTAGCAGCCATGCCAGTAGGGGGTGGTCCAGAGAGAGGGGCCTCAGCCCCAGGGGGCTGCTCTGTGGGAGTGGCCGCCTGCATGATCTTCTGGCGGACCTCTCGGATCTTCAATTGCAGACACACCTTGGATGGGAAAATGTCTGCATAGCGGGCTTGGAAGGCTGCTGTGGCCTGGGCTGGGGGACAGAAAGGTGGTGAGAGATGTGGTCAAGTCCCCAGGAGTGATTCCCAGGAGTATAAGACTTGCTCACCTGATGGGAAGAAGCCATGATCCTGGAAGAGCTGCATGACCAGGGCCCGGCGTTGGTCCAGGGTGCGCCGCAGTGATGAGTAGGGTACTTTCTCATACTCCAGCTCTCCTAGCACATCCTCAGTTTCAGTACCTGCCCAGGTAAAGGGAAGGAGCGCAGTCGTCACGGCTGCAGTCAGGGCTGCAGCGGAGACCCCATACTCCCTGCCATCATCCAAGTGCCCACCAAGCCTTGCCCCACGACCCTCACGACACCACCACTCCTGGAAGCCCTTGGTCTCCTGAATACCGGCACCTGTGCGGTCGAAGGTGAAGATGTCACCCTCGCACTTGGCACTCTTGGGGGTGTTGGGCTCTGAGCTGCAGCTCGACCGTCTCCTCATCTTGCGCTTGGGTGAGGTGGGGTCCTCAGGCGCCGAGTCCAAGTCTAGCCAAATAAGCAGACTCTGCTTTAGTGGAGGTGGCCTCTGGCCTGTCCCCCACTTACTTAGGAGCCAGGGCTGCCTACCAGTggaattcttcctcttcttgcgGTAGGAGCCAAGGATGGCCCGAGGCGAGGTGGCCAGAGACTGCAGGGTGGGTGAAGGCAGCACCTCCTCTGGCCGAAACTCGGGTAGCTCAGCAAACCGTTCTTCAAAGTCCACTTCTGACAGGACCCTGCTGGAGAGCCAGCAGGGTCACCTCTTTTTGTCTCCGTCTGCAGCGGCCCCTTCTCCCACCAGCCCTAGGTAGTCCACCACGGCCCCAGGCCCTGCTCACCTGTCCACAGAGTCAAAGGTCTTCTTCAGGGGTGGGGGCCGCACCTTCATCTTCTTGCCAGAACTAGTCACTTCTTTGCGCTCAGGTGTTTCCCCAGCTGCCCTCCCACTACTGCCCtcactgctgccactgctgcttcCACTAGGGACtgtggctggagcaggagctgggctggggggagtgggaggctCCCCACGActctccaggcccagcccagGGACTCGCCAGTCTGAAGATGAGCTGGGGAATTTGCTGGCCTGGGTTGGGGACAGGCAAGAACACTGGACTTAGATGTAGTCATGGGGGCTCCTGCCTGGAATCCAGCACTCAGTATCCACCACAAGTAGTAGATCAGCTTAGGCTACAGGGACGAGACTCGAAAGGGGAGTGGAGCAGGGCAGACGATGAGCCAATAGCCAGAAACAAGATGAGGCGAGATGAAAGATGAGACAGACCCTTGGCCTCCCTCCGAAGGCCAGGATACCCTGAATGCAGGCCCCAGATACGATGAGATACAGCAGATAGGCAGAAGACCCACAGAGGGAAAAGAACAGTTAAAAGTGGCCAGCAACCGGACCAGCACTACGGGAATCCATAGCCAGCTAGATACTTACAGTCTCAGGGCCTTTGGTGCCAGGTCGCTCCTCAGCaggcaggggtaggggtgggctGCTCCGAGCAGCAGGAGGCCACGTctctgggggaggtggggggactgGGGGTGTGGGCTGCCCATCAAGCTCGGATTCTGGAGCAGCTGGCTCTCGGGCTGCGCCAGAGTCCAGAGACTGTCGGGATGTAGGTCCAGGCCGCCCAGTGGCACCCGATTCAAAAGACCCCACGGGAATGCTGGCGATGGCTGCCTTCACCTTCTGGGGGGCCTTTGGACTGGGCCGCTGGGCCTTGGGAGCCACTAAGCTGTAGGTCATGGAGCCTGCTGGTAAGGAAAGGAACGTCGACTAAGCCAGGCCTCACTGAAGCCCATTCCCTGAATTCCCCAACCTGCACAAACCCTGCCACAGAGTCTCCCTGACACCCACCTGTGGTACTCGAGAAAGGACTAGTGGGGGCTGGAGTGGCAGTGGCAGAGGCTGCCGGGCCCTTGGGCAGAATGGCAGCAGCAGGTGGGGGGGTGCTGGTGGccacagtgtagaccaggcttggagGAGCTTGGGAAGGTGGGCCCAGGGGTGCTGAGGTGGGTGCAGGGCTGCCAGGGTAAAACGCCGTTATGACAGGGCCTCCAGGGGCTGTGCAGGCAGGAGGCAACTGGGGGCTAGGCACAGGCGACACGCCCACCTGGCCAGGAGCCAGCAATGGAGCTTGGCCTGCtgggaggaagacagaagaggcagGGAACCAAGTCAGGGTCTGGAGCTGTGGCAACCCCACCCCAAGTCCCCAGGCCAGCCCTCACCTGAGAGCAGGGGCTGTACAAAGGCAGGACCACTGGGCCCCAACGATGTGAAGCCCAGAGCTACAGAGCTGGTGGGCCCGTATGAGGTCACTGTTCCAGCCTGACTGCATGCAGGACTGGTACCCAGAGGCAGAGTGTGGCCACCTGCTGACTGCACATAAGTGATTCTGCACAGGAGAGGAAACGGGAGGAGTCAAGTGAGGTGGGCTGGCCCTACCCCACCCCTGGTCTGCCCTGCAAGCCAGGCAGGAAAAGGGCTTAACTGGACTCACCTTGTGGAAGAGGGCAACAGGACCTTCTGAGGCTGTGATGTGGGTCCTGGCATTGTGGCTGGGCTCAGGGGTGGCACCAGACCGCTAGGTGTGCTCACAGGCACAGGAGTCAGCTGGATAATCTGTGAGCAAAAGCTAGAGTGAGATGTGATCCCAAAGGAGAGCGGACTAAGGCCTAGACTACAGGCTAAGGAGGATGCAGATAAGGAACAGGTACAGAGAGATACTGAGGAGACCAGTGGGCTGCACAGAAACAGTAAGAAAAACAGGCAGCAGCTCACAGATCCTCAATGCTAAGCCTGCCTGCTTTCCTCAGTTCCAACTAAAATGTCAATGTTTCCTTTGCACCTCTCCCTCTTGGGATACTGCGTAAACTCCGAAGCCTGTTTTCGCAGACACTCTGGGCTTTCTCTGGACATCcccagctttttttcttcttctatttttgaaGACTCATTACTTTTATGTACATgcgcactgtgtgcatgcagtgcctgtggaagccagaggagggcgtctgatcccctggaactggagttagaggtggttgtgcactaacatggtgctgggaacccaggtcctcagtaagaacagcaagtgctctccagTTTCCctgccccctttttgagacaggtgggcctgggactcattatgtagaaggctggccttaaactcacccAGATGTCCAtgtgctctgtctcctgagtgttagaaGTAAATGggtgtgccatcatacccagccCCAACTCATTTTCTGCATCAGCTTACAGACCTCCCTGGCTAACCCTTACGCAAAAGGCATGACTTTCTCTTCCTTATTCCTATCCCCATCCTTCCCAGCAACTGCCAGGATTTACAGCCTGCACTTGCCCTGTTGTTTTTCTCCCATActcttaataaatattaatccCCAAGCTTCAGATAAACACCAGTCTAAGTCCcagagggaaaaaagaggaaacGGGAAAGGCAAACAGTGACACAGGTGATACAAGGATGACACCCAACAGTGAGGCAAGGGGAGGCCACTACCAGAGTGCCTTACCTTGCTGGGTTGCTGGGCACCATTTTGGACAGGTACTGAGAAAGGTGAGCTGACCAGGGGCAGTGGCTGGCCAGCCCCTGCCCCTCGAACTGGCATGCTCGGGGCAGCCAGTGGGACTAGCACCTTCCCAGGAAGCAGCTGGGCTGAGCCACCTGAGGGCGTGGCCTGGACAGGAGAAACTGACTGGGCTAGAAGAGGCAACAAAAGGTTACAAGACAATCCAACAGGCCAGTGCCCCAAATCCTCCCAATACCCGGCTCAGGTCTCACCTTTAGGGGGTGGGGCGGAAGGTACAGACTGCAGGATAGGGATGCCAGCAGTGGGCGCAGTGGCAGCCAAGACCTTTCCGTTGGTCGAGGTGCCCGGAGGGAGAGTGAAACGGATGCTGGTGGTGGGTGCAGGGCCACTGGGAGCTGCTGCCTTGGTCCCAGGGGGTGGTGCTGGGGCGGGTGCCACTTGAAGCTGCTGGGGCAGTGTGGGCAGGATGTACTGCACCTGGGTGATTCCCCCAGCCTTGCCTAGGGCACCCGGCTGCAGGATGCCCAGGGGTACTGGCCCATTGGGGCCACTCCCAGCACTTGCTCCTGAGCCTGCAGGGGTCACACTGCCTGGGGCTCCCTGGGCAATAAACTGAACAGCAGACGATGCAGGAGCCCCATAGCCTGGGGTACCCACCAGCAGGTTGGTGACAGTAGCAGGTGCCTTCCCCACAGTGCCCAGCAGGGGACCAGCTACCAAGTGTGGGGCCGGTGAGGTGGCGGCTGCTGACTTCTTATCTGAATACACTAAACTGACACCCAATGGGGACCCCCCAGGCACCCGAGACCCAGTGCCCATTTCAGTCCTGGCACCTGTGTCATTTGAAGACGCCTCAGCCCGGCCAGAGGTGGGAAAGGGCTTAGAGGCAATGGGCACAGGAGTGCTGCTGACAGGCCGGACCACATTGGTGACCATGGTGGCAGCAGGGCGGGACAGAGGGGCTGCTGGGGCCCCATAGGCCAGTGATGGGGCCGGGGTTGAGGGCACTCGTGTACCACTGCCCTCCCGTTCCTCCTTGCTTGGAGGCAGAACCAGTGTCTGCAGAATGTTTCCTCCCACACTGGGAGGTGCTGCAATGACTGAGGGGCCTGGTGCCTCCAGGCTACCAACACTTTCGGGTCTCTTGCGCCGGAAGGTGCCAGGATCCGTCGGAAGAAACCGAGTGGTTTTGGAAGGTGTTGTTGGACCCCCAACTCCAGGAGGTGGGGGCCGTAGTGGGACTGCTGTGCCGCCCTGACCAGACTCCTGGGTCTTAAAGGTCCCAGAGCCCAGTGAAAAGGAGGTGGAGACTGAAGTGGAAgcaggtgaggaggaggaagatggggtggGACCATAGCCTTTGCTGAAGGCTGCAGGTGGATCCGGGGGCCCTGGAGGCTCAGGGTCCAGGGTTGGACGGCAATGGGTAAAAGAGGAGCGGATGACAGGTGAGAACACCTTACGGCCAAAGCCCTGggttaaggaaaaagaaacttaaaCTCAGGGAGTGTAGACAGCTGGACCCCTATGCCAGGAACCCCTGCCTACTTGTAAGCCAGGAAAACCAAAAGCACCTCTGCCAGCTGAAGGCCAACTCATTCTGGATGTGACCCAACTGCCCACGAGCCAAGAAGCTTGCTTTCTCCAGAGCCAGTCCTCCCCCTGGGTCAGTCATCCGGGAGGGGTCTGAGTGGCAGGACAGCGTCACATCCCAGCCTCACCTTGTTGCCCTCTGGGTCCTCCCCAGAGCTGTCTCCACTCTCACTGTCAGTCACCCGTTCCTTACACTTGAGGTCAATGTCAGTGGTGCCGAAACTGTCATCAGCTGAGGGAACAGGAACAGTGTGGGGAAGGGAATGAGTACAGAACTACCCAGGAGGAGATAGCCTGGAACAGAATCTGAGTTCTGACTTCAGCTCTGTGCCAAGCAGACTAGTGAGGAGATGGTGACCATGGCAGCAGCAGGGCGGGACAGAGGGGGCCCTGGAGGATAGTCCCGGGTCCAGGGCTATGTGCATCTAACAGAGCAGCACTGGAAACATACACTGGGAAGAGCATCTAGTGCTCTGCTAATGACACCCATGTCCTTGGGTTTCCTGCATGGCTGGCAGCTTCCTTGGCCAAAGCAGAACTGACGATCTACAGCCACAAACAAACATGGAAAAGAACAGGCTGAAGGAGCCTTTGATGCAAGGCCCCACCAGGACTATAAACCTGCCCTACTCACCAATGACATCATcatccccttcttcctcacaGATGACCATACGTTCCTCATCACTGGTCATGTCCTCACTGGCAGCACGCTGGGAACGAGAGGCTCGAGAGGGCAACAGTGGGGGCCGCCCACTAGTGGCCAAGGTACCTCCTTCACCAGGAGCTGCAAAAGATCCTGGAGCGCCATACTGGGGGGAAGGCTTTGGGCCGGAGTACGACGTGGGGCCAGACACCATCTGTGGGACAGGTGGCAGGGAGGGTTTAGTTGGGTCTGCTGCCTCACACAGCCCTCCTAACCTACCTCCCTGGTGACCTGTGCCTCAAACCTGGGTCAGTTCTTGTAGTGCCTGGCTGTCGACTTCCCCAGCGTCAAGACTGTGCACGCCGCTGTGGGAGAAGGCTCTAGGTCGGGCCGAACCAGGTCCCCCAACCGTGTGCAGCCGTTCTGTTCCACAGGGGCCACTCCCTGGAGGCTTGGTGTCCGAGGTCAGGAGTGTCTGGGCTGCAACGGACAGGAGCTCAGAAGACACTGTAAAGCACAAGTTGTTAGGGCTGTCAGAGTCAGGAAGCCTCCCACCAGCACCTGGACTGGCCCAACTTTCCACAGATGTGTCTAGGTCCTGGGCAGAAACAGGCTGGAGACCCTGAGCCACTTGGTAGAGATAAAACACCAGTCTCCAGCCCAACATCTCCTTCCTGAAGTTTCTGTCCTCTGGGACAAGCCCATTCCTGGAAGCAGACATTCTCAGTGAGCGAACCTCGTCACTGGTCCATGAGGTTTGGGCTGGTTAGTTAACCACTGGCCTTTCTGAGCCTTAGTGTTCCTATGAGAGAAGCAGTAAGATTCCCCACTCTCATGGAAGGCCATATCCACAGCATTATACCCCCAAAAGTACCCCAGAACTCCTAGAGGCAACCAATCCAGGGCATACAGAGTGACAATGGTTCCAACTATGGTTTCGGGGAGCCAACCAAGCTAGGGTTTCAATCTTGGTTGTGGCACTTATTAGCCTAGGACTTTAATAAAGTAACTTGGCATCTCTGAGTCTATATCCTCATCTGGAAAAGGGATCTGATTTTTGGGCATGtagtaaatgctcaataaatagtAGTAGGCAACGATTTGTACTTGGGTCTCTTTTCTGCATTTCCCTGGCTCATTCAGGTAAAGTAACTGCCAGTTCCTTTGTGGATGAGTCCTCAAAAGCAACGAAGGAGACAAGTTGCTCAGGCAGGGGTTGAGCAAGCAAGGGGAAGGCTGGCAGCCCTCAGGGAGAGGTGGCAGGGGGAGAGCCAAGGAGCTGACTAACCCCCAGGGGCAGCAGCAGTTCCCGTCTCCGACATGCTCCGTTCCCGCGTCTCCTTGTGCCCTCCTGCCAGCCCCAGGCTCGTGGGCTTGGCCTCTGAGCTGGACTTCTTTCGGTCCTTGTTGCACCACTTCCAATCTGGGTGGGCCTTGAAGTGGGCCTCTTTCACCTGGCAGGAAAGGGCAGGGCGACCCTTCACTCACCACCCCaccagagaacactgggaagagcCAAGGAGAGGAAGAATTACCTGGAAGGCCAGATCGTGGTATTTCTGCTTCTCCTTGGGCCCCAGGGCATACCACCACTCTCCCAGGATCTTGCTGACGGTCCGGTTATCCTGGTTGGGGTGCCGCTGGTGGACCAAGGCCCGGTGCCGCTTGCTGAAGATCATAAAGGCATTCATGGGCCGACGGATGTGATCCTTCTCCCGCTGCCATTAACAGAGCCCAGAGAAGGACAGTTAGGGCTGGGACacaggcttggggtgggggggtggcaaaGCTCGGGTATAAGGGAAACACCTTGTTAGGACTTCGTCCATCCTTCTCAGAAGATGAGTCTCGTTCCTTGGGCAGGGCACTCAGGGACTGGGTCCGGCGCTTTCcgggtggcagaggcagctgaATCTCAGGAGACATGATGGAGAGGAAGCTGTGGGGAGCATGAGGGACAGTGAAGAGCATGTGTTTGATTCTGCAACCCCCAGCTCCCTAGCCTACGCCAGGCCCCGAGGACTCACGCATCATCATGGTCACTCTCTGTCTCGCTATCCAGCCGAGGCTCTCCTGGGGGGCCAGGGGCCTCCTCCTCAGTAGCGGGGGGAAGACTTTTACCAGGATCCACACCCCCCAAAGTGAGTGGAGGTCCAGGCCCTGGGCTCTCAGGGCATGTGGCTCCAGGGGGCCGCCCAGGGTCAGCACTCCCTGCCCCTCCTGGTGACTGCTCATGAGCAACAGCAGCTGATTCAGCAGGTTCTAGGAACAGAACAGTCAATCAGAGGGCTCCTGGGCTACCTGGACCCCCATCCCCAAGCCTTCCCATAGTCCCTACCCCGTACCTTTGCTCTGGTTGGAGGCCACAGGGTGGCTGGCAGGTTGCTGGGCCTCACTAGGCTGGACAGAGGGGTCTGGCTGGCTGGGTGCCAGAAAGGGGACCAAAGAGTGCCAGGGGAACACAGCCACAGAACGAGGTTCCACATTTGTCCACACTGTAGGAAGGAGCCATGTGAGCTGGGTGCCAGGAGAGCTTGGCCCTAACTTCCACCACAACTTAAGTTCATCCCCAACCTGTGTGAAGTGGCTCCACCCAGTCTTTATACCCTGTGCCTCTTAGGTCGGTCAGTAAGACATCAgtcaggaaaacaacaacaaaaaatccctaAAAggcttctagattttttttaaaaggacacagaagcaggaaagagaaatagtgctcatgccccctcctccctcccaacctCCACCAGCCCTGCCACCAGGGACCAAGCCAGAGGAACTGGCTCCTGCCACAAACCAGGTCACTCTCAGCTGCCATTCCCCACTCTCATGTCCTAAGACCTTTGCAAGGCTGGACAGTCCTCCCCACAACCATGCCGTCACACTCTCAGCAACTCTCTGCCGTCTGTCGTAGCCCCTTCACCTGGGCCTCACACTCCCCCTTCTCCATTCCTGAGGTCAATGGTCCTatttccccttctgtctctactcaTTTCCAGGGCCTGGAATCTCAAACAGCCCCACAGTGAGGAACACCCTccttgccgccccccccccccaaccagtcCCCAGAGAGCTAGACCTGCCCTTCCTGGGTGGGGTCCAGGTGGCTCTCCTCTTTTGTCTCCTAAACAGACTCCAACACCCAGTCAGAAGCCTCCCTCCCTGTGAACCCCTGGGCTTATCTCATGCCCAGTGTCCAGTCTCCTGGCCCAGAAAGATGGAGGGTGTGGCAAACTCCCCAGAAGAAGAGGCAGGGACAATGGGACAGAGGAGAGAACTGTTGTAAGGCTGCCCAGAGAAAGCTAAAGTGCCAGGTGTTTCCTTGAGGTGATAGACAGGAAGATAATTCCACCACCAGTGGGGTTTTTAGAAGGTCCAACATTCAGGCCCAGCTCCACCTGAAAGCTGGGTGGGAAAGTAGGTGAGATCCTTGAGCTGGGACCACGCCTGCTGGACTGAGGAGCAAAGCTATCAGTGAGCTTCCCCACACTGCCAGGCCGCAGGCTCCAGGGGAAGTGGAACCAGCAGAGAAGAGAGGCCCCTGCtcagggggagagggaaggagggaaacgCCCTATCTCTGATATCCATCATTCCCTGCCTCCCCCTGTTCCAGAGCAACCTGACCTGAGGTGACCCCACCCCAATACCTTCAGAAATCGACTCTGGGGGAGCACTATATCAAGAACTGGCCTCGAGACCTGATTCTGAGGGACTGACAAAGGAAAGGAGCCTTAAAGGAAAGAGGGAACAGGGAAGCAGGGAAACAAAACTGGAAGGCACTCAAGATTCCCAACATCCTTGCCCCCCACACCAAGGCCAGCTAGGGACTCCAACCCCAAGACAGCCTGCAAGGCCCTGGATGTGTTTCCATCTCCACGAAAATCTTTCTCATCAAGACCtcctagctgtcttggaaacAGGGAGGGAATGGAGAGGCCAAGCAGACAATGGGGCAGTCCTTTGGTCCTACCCTCATCCCAGTGTAGTACCCTCCAGGTAGGTGTGCCTCTCTCCCGCCCTCCCTACAAATCACACCATAAATACTGCTACCCACAGTCTGTTCTGAGCAACGGTGCTTCTCACAAAACCTGTCCTGAGATCACTCCTCTATGCCCCCTCACTGCCCTCATCCCACCTCTTCCACCAGCAGGACTCGGTCTGCTCCTATTCTAACCCAGACTCCAAAGCCTGTTACTCTGTAGCCCTTACCCACCAATCACAACGGATCTGTTCCACCCGTCACTTAAGCACCACACCTGTCTCCATGTACACCCCACTCCTCACTCCCACCGCTCGGCTACACTCACACCTGCCTAACACCAACCACTCGGCCCCGCTAGATTCTAAACTTTCTCTGCCATCCCTTTACTCTTCCTCAACCGCGCAGGTACTACATCCTATAACCGATACTCCGCACTTAGCACCCCGACATCTTGACCCCTGCAGTCCCAGCGCCGGACGCTACTGACCGAACATGCCGAGGCCACGAGAGGCCGCGCCGGACGCGGGTATCAGGGGCCTGTGGGCCGAGTACATGGTCCGGAGCGGCGGGAGCCCGACAGGGGCTCGCACCTCCTCAGCGGCCGACGCCGCTCTGCCCGTAGCCCGGTCCTTGGCCGTCGCCGCTCCGGCCCGGGGGGAGCGGGAGGCCGTCGCCGCATgccccccccccgcagcccccTCCGGCCGCCCCACGCGGGGGTCTTCGCCGGACGCGCCTGCGCAAAGCGCCGCCTGCCTCCCGCCGCCCAGGGGGCGGGGGAGGTCAGTGCGAGTcgtccccgccccgccccccggcGCGCGCGGGGGCCGTCACGGGGCGCGCGGCTCGGGGGCCATCGGCGccgccccctccctttccctcctccctcgcAGAGTCCAGCAGGCGGGGCAGGTGGGGCGGGGCGCGGCGCGCGTGCGCGGGGGCGGCCCCCTCCCTTCtccgctggctggctggctcgctccctccctccctcgaaGCTCCGGCGGGTAACGGCTCTGGCCCCGCGCGCCCGGCAGACAGCGCCGCCGCCCCGCCTTTCCGGGCCCTGGGCCGGCGGCTGGGCACCAGGTCGACCTCGGGTCCCAGGCGGATAGACGGACTAGCGTGGTTGCGTCCGTGCGCTCCAAGCGAGCCCCGCGCCGAACCACCGCCGCCTCCCCGCCCCGCCACTACTACGCGCTCCCCTCCCCCCGCCGCGCCTTCCCCCCGCCCCTTCCCCGCTTCCCCCGCGGCCTTCCGCGCAAGCCCGGCCCCCTGCGCTTGAGCCCATTGGCTGCTGACGCCGCGCGCGGGTCAGGCCCCACCGCGCCCACC
The sequence above is drawn from the Peromyscus leucopus breed LL Stock chromosome 1, UCI_PerLeu_2.1, whole genome shotgun sequence genome and encodes:
- the Cic gene encoding protein capicua homolog isoform X4, which gives rise to MKPMKKVCPSLVGSASGSKSPPATRAKALRRREAGEGDKPEEEDEEAQPQEQTGPEEAEEGEEEEAERDPGAEGPPPELQPNDPTPGLAEDPKGDGEAGRWEPSLSRKTATFKSRAPKKKYVEEHGAGSGGMAGAPEERERTPEDASALGVPPRPPTSTRSSSTDTASEHSADLEDEPAEACGPGPWPSGGPSGAYDLRQLRSQRVLARRGDGLFLPAVVRQVRRSQDLGVQFPGDRALTFYEGVSGGGVDVVLDATPPPGALMVGTAVCTCVEPGVAAYREGVVVEVATKPAAYKVRLSPGPSSHPGPPGTLPQAQQPLHREPEEAVWVTRSSLRLLRPPWEPEALLRKLPAGPEEEQAEPGVTLPPCPSSLESKQPEDAEVSNISFGSNLGTHCAEGEEKHPPALGTPVLLPLPPPQLLSPPPKSPAFAGPGRPGEQPSPCQEGSQGGSRSSSVASLEKGAAPSARARTPLTAAQQKYKKGDVVCTPNGIRKKFNGKQWRRLCSRDGCMKESQRRGYCSRHLSMRTKEMEGLADSGPGGTGRPAGVAAREGSTEFDWGDETSRDSEASSVAARGDSRPRLVAPADLSRFEFDECEAAVMLVSLGSSRSGTPSFSPVSTQSPFSPAPSPSPSPLFGFRPANFSPINASPVIQRTAVRSRHLSASTPKAGVLTPPDLGPHPPPPAPRERHSSGILPTFQTNLTFTVPISPGRRKTELLPHPGTLGASGAGGGGAAPDFPKSDSLDSGVDSVSHTPAPSTPAGFRAVSPAVPFSRSRQPSPLLLLPPPAGLTSDPGPSVRRVPAVQRDSPVIVRNPDVPLPSKFPGEVGTAGEARAGGPGRGCRETPVPPGVASGKPGLPPPLPAPVPITVPPAAPTAVAQPMPTLGLASSPFQPVAFHPSPAALLPVLVPSSYPSHPAPKKEVIMGRPGTVWTNVEPRSVAVFPWHSLVPFLAPSQPDPSVQPSEAQQPASHPVASNQSKEPAESAAVAHEQSPGGAGSADPGRPPGATCPESPGPGPPLTLGGVDPGKSLPPATEEEAPGPPGEPRLDSETESDHDDAFLSIMSPEIQLPLPPGKRRTQSLSALPKERDSSSEKDGRSPNKREKDHIRRPMNAFMIFSKRHRALVHQRHPNQDNRTVSKILGEWWYALGPKEKQKYHDLAFQVKEAHFKAHPDWKWCNKDRKKSSSEAKPTSLGLAGGHKETRERSMSETGTAAAPGVSSELLSVAAQTLLTSDTKPPGSGPCGTERLHTVGGPGSARPRAFSHSGVHSLDAGEVDSQALQELTQMVSGPTSYSGPKPSPQYGAPGSFAAPGEGGTLATSGRPPLLPSRASRSQRAASEDMTSDEERMVICEEEGDDDVIADDSFGTTDIDLKCKERVTDSESGDSSGEDPEGNKGFGRKVFSPVIRSSFTHCRPTLDPEPPGPPDPPAAFSKGYGPTPSSSSSPASTSVSTSFSLGSGTFKTQESGQGGTAVPLRPPPPGVGGPTTPSKTTRFLPTDPGTFRRKRPESVGSLEAPGPSVIAAPPSVGGNILQTLVLPPSKEEREGSGTRVPSTPAPSLAYGAPAAPLSRPAATMVTNVVRPVSSTPVPIASKPFPTSGRAEASSNDTGARTEMGTGSRVPGGSPLGVSLVYSDKKSAAATSPAPHLVAGPLLGTVGKAPATVTNLLVGTPGYGAPASSAVQFIAQGAPGSVTPAGSGASAGSGPNGPVPLGILQPGALGKAGGITQVQYILPTLPQQLQVAPAPAPPPGTKAAAPSGPAPTTSIRFTLPPGTSTNGKVLAATAPTAGIPILQSVPSAPPPKAQSVSPVQATPSGGSAQLLPGKVLVPLAAPSMPVRGAGAGQPLPLVSSPFSVPVQNGAQQPSKIIQLTPVPVSTPSGLVPPLSPATMPGPTSQPQKVLLPSSTRITYVQSAGGHTLPLGTSPACSQAGTVTSYGPTSSVALGFTSLGPSGPAFVQPLLSGQAPLLAPGQVGVSPVPSPQLPPACTAPGGPVITAFYPGSPAPTSAPLGPPSQAPPSLVYTVATSTPPPAAAILPKGPAASATATPAPTSPFSSTTGSMTYSLVAPKAQRPSPKAPQKVKAAIASIPVGSFESGATGRPGPTSRQSLDSGAAREPAAPESELDGQPTPPVPPPPPETWPPAARSSPPLPLPAEERPGTKGPETASKFPSSSSDWRVPGLGLESRGEPPTPPSPAPAPATVPSGSSSGSSEGSSGRAAGETPERKEVTSSGKKMKVRPPPLKKTFDSVDRVLSEVDFEERFAELPEFRPEEVLPSPTLQSLATSPRAILGSYRKKRKNSTDLDSAPEDPTSPKRKMRRRSSCSSEPNTPKSAKCEGDIFTFDRTGTETEDVLGELEYEKVPYSSLRRTLDQRRALVMQLFQDHGFFPSAQATAAFQARYADIFPSKVCLQLKIREVRQKIMQAATPTEQPPGAEAPLSGPPPTGMAATPVPTPSPAGCPDPTSPGSDSGTAQAAPPLPPPPEPGPGQPGWEGASQPSPPPSGPSTAATGR